The Pontiella desulfatans sequence TCCGGTGAGCAACGGCCTCTTCACGGTGGCACCGGATTTTGGCGACGGCGTGTTTACCGGCGCAGACCGCTGGCTGGAGATCGGCGTGCGCAGCAACGGTACGGCTTCGGCCTTCACTGCCCTGTCTGCCCGCCAATCAATAACCGCCGCGCCTTATGCCTTGCACGCCGCATCAGTGAATGGTTCGGACATACTCGGGCTTGTGCCCAACAACCGGCTTCCGGGAAATCTGGTGCGCTCGGATGTGCCCCTGATTGAGTTGGAGAACCAGGTGATTTTTCGAGGGCCGGTGGAGTTCGACAATCCAAGCGGTCCTCCATTCGCCGTGGTTTCGGGTGCCGACATGGTTGCTGGACTGAATGCGGAACGGCTCGGAGACCGCACAGCCCAGGGATTCTGGCAGACAGGAGGTAATGCCGGCACAACTCCGGGTCCTGACTTCATTGGCACGACCGACAACCAGCCGCTGGAGTTCAGGGTGAATGGACTTCGCGCACTGCGCCTGGAATGCAACACCGAGTCAGGCGAAACCCCCGACGGGATTCCCGATGGTGCTCCGAATGTGATTGCAGGAGCGCCGAACAACTGGGTGGCGACCGGTGTTGTAGGAGCCACTATCAGTGGTGGCGGTGCCACCAACCGCTTCAGTTTTGCCGCTCCAAATTCTGTGCTCGTGGACTTTGGAACCATTGGCGGAGGGTTCGGAAACAGCATAGAGACTGCAGCTTTCGATGCCACCATTGGAGGGGGCGGAGGCAACAGGGTTGAGAGTTTCTCCCAGCAGGCTTCCATTTCAGGAGGCTGGAATAATAGGATTCTATCAGGAGCTGAATACACAACCATCTGTGGTGGTGGGGGAAACATGATCGGTTCAAATGCCGATGGAGGAACTATCGGCGGAGGAATAGGTAATGAAATCCAAACCGAAGGATATCCCCCGACCCCCTATGGAACGATAAGCGGAGGAAAAGACAATGTAATCCTGCCTTCCGCCTCGGGCTCGACCATAAGCGGAGGAGAAAACAATACCGTTGGAACCAATGCCCCGCACTCGACCATCGCCGGAGGCGAGAGCAACACGATTAAAACCGATGCGGGACATTCATTTATCGCGGGCGGTGAGGGTAATCTGATCGAGTCGGTAGCTACTTACAACACCATCGGCGGGGGTAGCTACAACAGTATTGGAACCAGGGCAGATGGATCGACCATCGGCGGGGGTGTGCAGAACAGGATGTATACCGCAGATAAAGCAACCATAGGCGGAGGAGAGTCCAATACGATTAACACCTATGCTTA is a genomic window containing:
- a CDS encoding tail fiber domain-containing protein gives rise to the protein MKKHVIYYLLSVLSGTAFVQETQAQSSAFTYQGRLTDGSTPASGNYDFRFTLYDSTNLLGAIVAGPVDLMAIPVSNGLFTVAPDFGDGVFTGADRWLEIGVRSNGTASAFTALSARQSITAAPYALHAASVNGSDILGLVPNNRLPGNLVRSDVPLIELENQVIFRGPVEFDNPSGPPFAVVSGADMVAGLNAERLGDRTAQGFWQTGGNAGTTPGPDFIGTTDNQPLEFRVNGLRALRLECNTESGETPDGIPDGAPNVIAGAPNNWVATGVVGATISGGGATNRFSFAAPNSVLVDFGTIGGGFGNSIETAAFDATIGGGGGNRVESFSQQASISGGWNNRILSGAEYTTICGGGGNMIGSNADGGTIGGGIGNEIQTEGYPPTPYGTISGGKDNVILPSASGSTISGGENNTVGTNAPHSTIAGGESNTIKTDAGHSFIAGGEGNLIESVATYNTIGGGSYNSIGTRADGSTIGGGVQNRMYTADKATIGGGESNTINTYAYGSTISGGASNIIDTDAQFATIPGGYQNHAGGYFSLAAGLRAKADHDGAFVWADHTNADFASTRANEFAVRANGGVRIDSGSGPGITLNAANRPLVTRLHDPFTSGNNEGAGRWGVFMEPHALVLGMPAIAGKTVRIGKYNADSTYTSLMTLDQSGNMTITGAYSPTSDRNAKENFADISPAEVLEKVAALPISRWNFKQDAGAEHVGPMAQDFHAAFGLGTDDKHIATVDADGVALAAIQGLHMILKEKEARICELETRLASLEVLIQTMGSNVANTENQK